In a single window of the Prionailurus viverrinus isolate Anna chromosome D3, UM_Priviv_1.0, whole genome shotgun sequence genome:
- the SERPINB5 gene encoding serpin B5 encodes MDALQLANSAFAVDLFKQLCEKEPAGNVLFSPICLSTSLSLAQVGTKGDTANEIGQVLHFGNIKDVPFGFQTVTSDVNKLSSFYSLKLIKRLYVDKSLNPSTEFISSTKRPYAKEMETVDFKDKLEETKSQINQSIKDLTDGRFENILSDSSVSEQTQILVVNAAYFVGKWMKKFPESETRECPFRINKTDTKPVQMMNMDATFCMGNIDGINCKVIELPFQNKHLSLLILLPKDVEDESTGLEKVEQQLNSETLLQWTNPSTMANAKVKLSIPKFKVEKIVDPKASLENLGLKNIFNENTSDFSGMSETKGVALSNVVHRVCLEITEDGGDSMEVPGSRILQHKDEFNADHPFIYIVRHNKTRNIIFFGKFCSP; translated from the exons ATGGACGCTCTACAACTGGCAAATTCGGCTTTTGCAGTTGACCTGTTCAAACAACTGTGTGAAAAGGAGCCAGCGGGCAATGTCCTCTTCTCTCCGAtctgtctctccacctctctGTCACTTGCTCAAGTAGGCACCAAAGGTGACACAGCAAATGAAATTGGACAG GTCCTTCATTTTGGAAACATCAAAGATGTACCCTTTGGATTTCAAACAGTGACATCGGATGTAAACAAACTTAGTTCCTTTTACTCCCTGAAACTGATCAAACGACTCTACGTAGACAAATCTCTGAATCCTTCTACA GAGTTCATCAGCTCTACAAAGAGACCCTACGCGAAGGAAATGGAAACCGTTGACTTCAAAGATAAATTGGAAGAGACGAAAAGTCAGATCAACCAGTCCATCAAGGACCTCACCGACG GCCGCTTTGAGAACATTTTGTCTGACAGCAGTGTCAGTGAGCAGACCCAAATCCTGGTGGTTAATGCTGCCTACTTCGTTGGAAAGTGGATGAAGAAATTTCCTGAATCCGAAACCAGAGAATGCCCTTTCAGAATCAACAAG ACAGACACCAAACCAGTGCAGATGATGAATATGGACGCCACGTTCTGTATGGGCAACATTGATGGTATTAATTGTAAGGTCATAGAGCTTCCCTTTCAAAACAAACACCTCAGCCTGCTTATTCTGCTCCCCAAGGATGTGGAGGATGAGTCCACGGGCCTGGAgaag GTTGAACAACAACTCAACTCAGAGACGCTCTTGCAGTGGACTAATCCCAGCACCATGGCCAATGCCAAAGTCAAACTCTCCATTCCAAAATTTAAGGTGGAAAAGATTGTTGATCCCAAAGCTAGTCTGGAAAATCTAGGgctgaaaaatatctttaatgagAATACATCCGATTTCTCTGGAATGTCAGAGACCAAGGGAGTGGCCCTCTCCAATGTTGTTCACAGAGTGTGCTTAGAAATAACTGAAGATGGTGGGGATTCCATGGAGGTGCCAGGGTCACGAATCCTACAACACAAGGATGAATTCAATGCCGACCACCCATTTATTTACATCGTCAGGCACAACAAAACGCGAAACATCATTTTCTTTGGCAAGTTCTGTTCCCCTTAA